A part of Oncorhynchus masou masou isolate Uvic2021 chromosome 21, UVic_Omas_1.1, whole genome shotgun sequence genomic DNA contains:
- the LOC135507418 gene encoding doublecortin domain-containing protein 2-like, with protein MNMSGTSGRAVLPQPPTKTIVVYRNGDAFFPGRKFVINQRQMSTFDSFLSSVTRGVEAPFGAVRNVYTPREGHKIYDLVNLQHGERYVAAGGERFKKLDYYHITTKKPQKKKNEQIRPVVHSRIVVSARWRKIINESCTINVFTNGDVLVPPARILIPKYTLTNWESVLAMVTERVHLRTGAVYRLCTLDGTTLLGPEELENNQYYVAVGAEKFRFSPYFQWVPSRGIIRDNSHHAVNNDSLPVPVPTRKGKHAKFAHTGSGDDLEHTARGHPKNATESYFYAKPEKERETAKQQRQVSRLPLLYTTGEGSVFRAKDKRSETVGAAEVQEDGRVMVDLPIDQVEAKVVPEEEQYVRRNSRPAGETQSPYKAFLQGSDASRKASAPSSGRGESGRGTGLTSSRDGGLKSPLEPEPQETKEEVEAVSSSNLCGIRSRMSKFFKEKRKK; from the exons ATGAACATGTCTGGGACTTCAGGTAGAGCGGTGCTCCCTCAACCTCCAACAAAAACTATTGTTGTCTACAGGAATGGGGATGCTTTTTTTCCTGGACGAAAGTTTGTTATAAATCAACGACAGATGTCAACGTTTGACAGCTTTTTGAGCTCTGTCACGCGTGGGGTTGAGGCTCCTTTTGGAGCGGTCCGAAATGTTTACACTCCAAGGGAAGGGCACAAAATCTATGACCTCGTCAACTTGCAGCACGGGGAGAGATATGTTGCAGCCGGAGGAGAGCGTTTCAAAAAGCTTGA TTATTACCATATAACAACGAAGAAACCACAGAAAAAGAAGAATGAACAG ATCCGACCTGTAGTTCACAGTAGAATAGTTGTTTCTGCTCGCTGGAGGAAAATAATAAACGAGTCATGCACTATCAA tgtttttACCAATGGAGATGTGTTGGTTCCTCCAGCTCGGATACTGATACCAAAGTATACTCTCACAAACTGGGAAAGTGTCTTGGCCATGGTGACCGAGAGGGTACATCTGCGCACTGGTGCTGTGTACAG ATTGTGCACATTAGATGGGACTACTTTACTTGGGCCAGAGGAGCTAGAGAACAACCAGTACTATGTTGCTGTGGGAGCTGAGAAGTTCCGCTTCTCGCCATACTTCCAGTGGGTCCCCAGCAGAGGAATCATCCGGGACAACAGTCATCATGC AGTCAACAATgacagtctcccagtccctgttccCACAAGGAAAGGCAAACATGCAAAA TTTGCTCACACAGGCTCTGGAGATGACCTTGAGCACACAGCCAGGGGCCATCCCAAGAACGCCACAGAGTCTTACTTCTATGCcaagccagagaaagagagagagacagccaaaCAACAGAGGCAGGTGTCCAGACTCCCACTTCTTTACACAACGGGTG AAGGCAGTGTGTTCCGTGCGAAAGACAAAAGAAGTGAAACTGTGGGAGCAGCTGAGGTTCAGGAAGATGGCAGAGTGATGGTGGACCTGCCAATTGACCAG GTTGAGGCCAAGGTAGTCCCGGAGGAAGAGCAGTACGTCCGGAGGAATTCTAGGCCGGCCGGTGAGACCCAGAGTCCCTACAAAGCATTCCTCCAAGGCTCTGATGCATCCAGGAAG gcctCGGCCCCCTCGTCTGGTCGCGGGGAGTCAGGTAGAGGCACTGGtctgaccagctccagagatgGAGGACTAAAGTCTCCGCTGGAACCTGagccacag GAGACTAAAGAGGAGGTGGAGGCAGTGTCGTCCTCAAATCTGTGCGGAATACGGTCACGGATGTCCAAGTTCTTCAAGG AAAAAAGAAAAAAGTGA